The following proteins come from a genomic window of Solwaraspora sp. WMMA2065:
- a CDS encoding CU044_5270 family protein, whose translation MVEEMEQGVSEMDRLKELGADLAPDAGDAPTAWRDRILDGPSPKTGVPRGGTVWPGRRLNLGLAGAALAAVLVFATAAVGGGWPVGGSAPSSGTAEASSILRTAALVAHEADLPVPETGQFVFTETVASPINQVQHPDGGFTIRDGPRVLRQIWLSADGAQDGLIRDRAYQQDQAEPNDLVLPACSPNRSGPAADPISDQPCALQRGYDAEMPDSPAAVLDWLRADVSSGGEAQSELRVTSSASPGGRATDALVFQRAGELLVGGRYLTSPQRSALFDALASLPGVTVRQQARDLANRDGVAVGMPEGTTLIFDATSFVFLGTTNSALLRQVIVNDAGRSPA comes from the coding sequence ATGGTGGAGGAGATGGAGCAGGGCGTGAGTGAGATGGATCGGCTCAAGGAACTCGGTGCCGACTTGGCTCCGGACGCCGGGGATGCACCGACAGCCTGGCGTGACCGCATCCTCGATGGACCCAGCCCGAAGACAGGAGTGCCGCGCGGCGGCACGGTATGGCCCGGCCGGCGGTTGAACCTCGGCCTAGCAGGAGCGGCATTAGCTGCCGTTCTCGTGTTCGCCACCGCAGCCGTAGGGGGCGGGTGGCCGGTAGGTGGATCAGCGCCATCGTCGGGCACGGCCGAGGCTTCTTCCATCCTGCGTACCGCCGCCTTGGTGGCTCACGAAGCGGACCTCCCCGTCCCGGAAACTGGACAGTTCGTGTTCACCGAGACAGTGGCGAGCCCGATCAACCAGGTGCAGCATCCGGACGGTGGCTTCACCATTAGAGACGGGCCGCGGGTATTGCGGCAGATCTGGCTTTCGGCAGACGGTGCTCAGGACGGATTGATCCGGGACAGGGCGTACCAGCAGGACCAGGCCGAGCCAAACGACCTAGTGCTGCCGGCCTGCTCACCGAATCGTTCCGGTCCAGCCGCCGATCCGATCAGTGACCAGCCGTGTGCGCTGCAGCGGGGGTACGACGCGGAGATGCCGGACAGCCCAGCAGCGGTGCTCGACTGGCTCCGAGCCGATGTGTCTTCGGGGGGGGAAGCGCAGTCAGAGCTGCGGGTCACGTCCTCTGCCTCCCCAGGTGGCAGAGCAACTGATGCGCTCGTCTTCCAGCGGGCCGGTGAGTTGCTGGTCGGTGGTAGGTACCTCACCTCACCTCAGCGAAGCGCTTTGTTCGACGCGTTGGCCTCGCTGCCAGGCGTGACCGTCCGACAGCAGGCACGAGACCTTGCCAACCGGGATGGGGTAGCGGTGGGCATGCCCGAAGGGACGACGCTCATCTTCGATGCGACGTCGTTCGTGTTCCTCGGCACCACCAACAGCGCCCTGCTACGCCAGGTCATCGTGAACGACGCAGGTAGGTCGCCGGCCTGA
- a CDS encoding DivIVA domain-containing protein gives MRRAPNTVGHLYGRPVRPSISPGLVRERRFTGRTRRGCDPTEVRTFLHLVADELTALRAELHSTRDENVRIKQALREWQSQQFQQFQAGTGVAG, from the coding sequence GTGCGGCGGGCCCCGAACACCGTCGGCCACCTGTACGGCAGGCCGGTGCGGCCGTCGATCAGTCCCGGCCTGGTCCGCGAGCGCCGGTTCACCGGCCGGACCCGGCGCGGCTGCGACCCCACCGAGGTACGCACGTTCCTGCACCTGGTCGCCGACGAGCTGACCGCCCTGCGCGCCGAACTGCACTCCACCCGCGACGAAAACGTGCGGATCAAGCAGGCGTTGCGGGAGTGGCAGTCACAGCAGTTCCAACAGTTTCAGGCAGGGACGGGGGTGGCCGGGTGA
- a CDS encoding winged helix-turn-helix domain-containing protein gives MPSAPADYRRIADELTAKIKSGELPPGTKLPSTAQLADQYDVSPATVYRAVSLLHDRDLVVGHSGRGVYVAEK, from the coding sequence ATGCCCTCAGCACCAGCCGATTACCGACGGATCGCAGACGAACTGACCGCGAAGATCAAGAGCGGCGAACTACCGCCTGGCACCAAGCTGCCCAGTACCGCCCAGCTTGCCGACCAGTACGACGTCAGCCCAGCAACCGTGTACCGCGCCGTCTCACTCCTGCACGACCGAGACCTCGTCGTCGGACATTCCGGTCGCGGCGTGTACGTAGCGGAGAAGTAG
- a CDS encoding winged helix-turn-helix domain-containing protein, protein MPSRPADYLRVVDDITQQIRSGELSPGDKLPTYAQLSDTYKVSVSTAQAALRLLRDRGLVEGHQGKGTYVAEQAMEM, encoded by the coding sequence ATGCCCAGTCGACCTGCCGACTACCTACGTGTCGTCGATGACATCACCCAGCAGATCCGGTCCGGTGAGCTGTCGCCGGGCGACAAGCTGCCGACATACGCCCAGCTCTCCGACACGTACAAGGTCAGCGTCTCCACAGCCCAAGCCGCCCTGCGGCTGCTGCGCGACCGTGGCCTGGTCGAAGGCCACCAGGGCAAGGGCACGTACGTCGCCGAGCAAGCCATGGAGATGTAA
- a CDS encoding VOC family protein, with product MSDYPVLMHTVLDATDARALAEFYREFLGLQYRPGDEPPADGTTDDEDWLVLVDGNGNRKLAFQQVPILARPTWPSHDVPKQMHLDLHVPTVNELERHRRRAEQLGASLLHDRTQNSEEPLYVLADPEGHPFCILVGSG from the coding sequence GTGTCCGACTATCCGGTTCTCATGCACACCGTCCTGGACGCCACCGACGCCCGAGCCCTCGCTGAGTTCTACCGGGAGTTCCTCGGACTGCAATACCGTCCTGGTGACGAACCTCCGGCTGACGGAACCACCGATGACGAAGACTGGCTCGTCCTGGTCGACGGCAACGGCAACCGCAAGCTTGCCTTTCAACAGGTGCCTATATTGGCGCGGCCAACCTGGCCGTCACACGACGTTCCGAAGCAGATGCACCTGGATCTCCACGTACCAACCGTCAACGAGTTGGAGCGACACCGTCGACGAGCCGAGCAGCTCGGAGCCAGCTTGCTTCACGACCGCACCCAGAATTCAGAGGAGCCTCTCTACGTTCTCGCCGATCCGGAGGGACATCCGTTCTGCATCCTCGTCGGCTCGGGGTAG
- a CDS encoding WecB/TagA/CpsF family glycosyltransferase, with protein MIDQGKRNLLGVLVDAVDYEAATERVIDAARERRPLALTALAVHGVMTGVLDPAHNARLNSFDLVTPDGQPVRWGLNLLHGAGLKDRVYGPTLTLRVLQRCADEGLPVYLYGSTEETLDRLVPKLEQMFPALKFAGVEPSKFRAVGPGEDVEIADRIRDSGARLVLVGLGCPRQEVFAYAMRPLLDMPLMAVGAAFDYHAGLLRKPPSWMQRYGLEWLWRLGLEPKRLWRRYVILNPAYLSRLGAQKLGVWQATPPKAATDRPATFAV; from the coding sequence ATGATCGACCAGGGCAAACGCAACCTGCTCGGGGTGCTGGTCGACGCCGTCGACTACGAGGCCGCCACCGAGCGGGTGATCGACGCCGCCCGGGAGCGCCGGCCGCTGGCGTTGACCGCACTCGCCGTACACGGGGTGATGACCGGGGTCCTCGACCCTGCGCACAACGCCCGGCTCAACTCGTTCGACCTGGTCACCCCGGACGGCCAACCGGTGCGCTGGGGCCTCAACCTGCTGCACGGCGCCGGTTTGAAAGACCGGGTCTACGGGCCGACACTCACCCTGCGGGTGCTGCAGCGCTGCGCCGACGAAGGGCTACCGGTCTACCTGTACGGCTCCACCGAGGAGACGCTGGACCGGCTGGTGCCGAAGCTGGAGCAGATGTTCCCGGCGCTGAAGTTCGCCGGGGTCGAGCCGTCCAAGTTCCGCGCCGTCGGCCCTGGTGAGGATGTGGAGATCGCCGACCGTATTCGAGACTCAGGGGCCCGGCTGGTGCTGGTCGGGCTGGGCTGCCCCCGCCAGGAGGTCTTCGCGTACGCCATGCGCCCGCTGCTGGACATGCCGCTGATGGCGGTCGGCGCCGCCTTCGACTACCACGCCGGGCTGCTGCGCAAGCCGCCGTCCTGGATGCAGCGGTACGGCCTGGAGTGGCTGTGGCGGCTCGGGCTGGAGCCGAAACGGCTGTGGCGCCGGTACGTAATCCTCAACCCGGCGTACCTGAGCCGGCTGGGCGCACAGAAGCTGGGCGTTTGGCAAGCTACCCCGCCAAAGGCCGCCACCGACCGCCCCGCCACCTTCGCCGTCTGA
- a CDS encoding NAD-dependent epimerase/dehydratase family protein: MSVALVTGSGGLIGSEAARHFAGLGLDVVGIDNDMRREFFGPEASTAWNVETLRRDLGAAYTHEAVDIRDRDALAGLFRRYGRDIAVVIHTAAQPSHDWAVRDPFTDFDVNAGGTLNVLQNVREHCPEAPVIHCSTNKVYGDRPNSLPLIEQETRWEIAPDHPYAGGITEDMSIDACLHSVFGASKVAADIMVQEYGRYFGIRTACFRGGTLTGPAHSATELHGFLGYLMRCNMERRTYKIFGYGGKMVRDAIHSHDVVSAFEAFFRDPRPAAVYNLGGGRHSNCSHLEAFALAEQITGQQMITEYQEANRVGDHQWWIGSNAAFQRDYPGWKQVYDVPMILQEIYQANVDKWVPGK, from the coding sequence GTGAGCGTCGCGTTGGTTACCGGTTCCGGCGGTCTGATCGGATCGGAGGCGGCCCGGCACTTCGCCGGACTCGGCCTGGATGTGGTGGGCATCGACAACGACATGCGCCGCGAGTTCTTCGGCCCCGAGGCGTCCACCGCCTGGAACGTCGAGACGCTGCGGCGTGACCTCGGTGCGGCGTACACCCATGAAGCGGTCGACATCCGCGACCGCGACGCCCTGGCGGGCCTGTTCCGGCGGTACGGCCGGGACATCGCCGTGGTGATCCACACCGCCGCGCAGCCGTCGCACGACTGGGCGGTCCGTGACCCGTTCACCGACTTCGACGTCAACGCCGGCGGCACCCTCAACGTGCTGCAGAACGTCCGGGAACACTGCCCGGAGGCGCCGGTGATCCACTGCTCCACCAACAAGGTGTACGGCGACCGGCCGAACAGCCTGCCGCTGATCGAGCAGGAGACCCGGTGGGAGATCGCCCCGGACCACCCGTACGCCGGTGGGATCACCGAGGACATGTCGATCGACGCCTGCCTGCACTCGGTCTTCGGCGCGTCGAAGGTCGCCGCCGACATCATGGTGCAGGAGTACGGCCGCTACTTCGGCATCCGTACCGCCTGCTTCCGGGGCGGCACGCTGACCGGCCCGGCGCACTCGGCGACCGAGCTGCACGGCTTCCTCGGCTACCTGATGCGCTGCAACATGGAGCGACGCACCTACAAGATCTTCGGGTACGGCGGCAAAATGGTCCGCGACGCGATCCACAGCCACGACGTGGTCTCCGCGTTCGAGGCGTTCTTCCGCGACCCGCGCCCGGCGGCGGTCTACAACCTCGGCGGCGGCCGGCACTCCAACTGCTCGCACCTGGAGGCGTTCGCCCTGGCCGAGCAGATCACCGGCCAGCAGATGATCACCGAGTACCAGGAGGCGAACCGGGTCGGCGACCACCAGTGGTGGATCGGCTCGAACGCCGCTTTCCAGCGGGACTACCCTGGCTGGAAGCAGGTCTACGACGTACCGATGATCCTGCAGGAGATCTACCAGGCCAACGTCGACAAGTGGGTGCCCGGGAAATGA
- a CDS encoding DUF3662 and FHA domain-containing protein, producing the protein MSSEPEEEPVSVLQRFEKRLEGLVEGAFAKVFKGVVHPVEILNAMQREAEAHKAILAGGRTLVPNRYVIDLSPYDHSRLAPYAAALAQELAQSQAEFIGEQAWTVYGDVIVEIERGDGLDTGMFRVTAEVFTGGDVAPVQQPGYDMPGGGQGGYPPYDQQGGGYGQPPHSPAGARNVRLVSGDGRTYPLQMGSTVIGRGDQANLRLPDVGISRRHARLDFDGAQVVLTDLGSTNGTMVNGQRVSAVALNPGDMIQLGTTTLTFRVDG; encoded by the coding sequence ATGTCCTCGGAACCCGAGGAGGAGCCGGTGAGCGTGCTGCAACGCTTTGAGAAGCGTCTGGAAGGCCTAGTCGAAGGGGCCTTCGCCAAGGTGTTCAAGGGTGTCGTGCACCCGGTGGAGATCCTCAACGCGATGCAGCGGGAGGCTGAGGCCCACAAGGCGATCCTGGCTGGCGGGCGCACGCTGGTGCCCAACCGCTACGTGATCGATCTCTCGCCGTACGACCACAGCCGGCTGGCTCCGTACGCGGCGGCTCTGGCCCAGGAGCTCGCCCAGTCGCAGGCGGAGTTCATCGGTGAGCAGGCCTGGACGGTCTACGGCGACGTGATCGTCGAGATCGAGCGCGGCGACGGGCTCGACACCGGGATGTTCCGGGTGACGGCCGAAGTCTTCACCGGCGGCGACGTCGCGCCGGTGCAGCAGCCCGGGTACGACATGCCCGGCGGTGGTCAGGGCGGCTATCCGCCGTACGACCAGCAGGGCGGGGGGTACGGTCAACCGCCGCACTCGCCGGCCGGCGCCCGCAACGTACGGCTGGTCTCGGGTGACGGGCGGACCTATCCGCTGCAGATGGGTTCGACCGTGATCGGCCGGGGTGACCAGGCCAATCTGCGACTGCCGGACGTGGGGATCTCCCGCCGACACGCCCGGCTCGACTTCGACGGTGCTCAAGTGGTGCTGACCGATCTGGGGTCGACCAACGGGACCATGGTCAACGGGCAGCGGGTCTCCGCAGTGGCCCTGAACCCCGGTGACATGATCCAGCTCGGGACGACCACGCTCACGTTCCGAGTGGATGGCTAA
- a CDS encoding FHA domain-containing protein, whose product MPEFVVAVARVGFIVLLWIFVFTVVGVIRRDLFAGARSSRLVAAPRGVSSSTAPARPAKVKRGRAAHQLVVTAGQLAGTKITLGESPITIGRAEDSTLVITDDYASARHARLMPRDGQWFIEDAGSTNGTYLDRAKVTGPTPVPLAVPIRIGRTSLELRP is encoded by the coding sequence TTGCCCGAATTCGTCGTTGCCGTCGCTCGGGTCGGCTTCATCGTCCTGCTGTGGATCTTCGTGTTCACGGTGGTGGGGGTGATCCGCCGGGATCTGTTTGCCGGTGCCCGCTCCAGCCGCCTCGTCGCGGCTCCGCGCGGGGTCAGCAGCAGTACGGCACCGGCCCGGCCGGCCAAGGTCAAACGGGGGCGGGCCGCTCATCAGCTCGTAGTGACCGCTGGCCAACTGGCCGGGACCAAAATTACTTTGGGTGAGTCTCCGATTACGATAGGTCGGGCAGAGGACTCCACCCTGGTCATCACCGATGACTACGCCTCGGCGCGACACGCCCGGCTGATGCCCCGGGACGGCCAGTGGTTCATCGAAGACGCGGGTTCCACTAACGGGACCTACCTGGACCGCGCTAAGGTCACCGGACCTACCCCCGTACCCCTCGCCGTGCCGATCCGAATCGGCCGCACATCTCTTGAGTTACGGCCATGA
- a CDS encoding PP2C family serine/threonine-protein phosphatase, giving the protein MTLTLRYAAHSDRGLIRDGNQDSVYAGPRLLAVADGMGGMAAGDVASNLVIGALAPLDEDVPGDAMVDALRGAVGLANQHLRDTVDANPHLEGMGTTLTATLFSGSKIGMVHIGDSRAYLLRNGEFAQITKDDTYVQMLVDEGRISAEEASSHPQRSLLTRALDGRDIDPEYSVRQVVAGDRYLICSDGLSGVVSPDTIAETLREYTDPGKCVERLVQLALRGGGPDNITVVVADATDQSIHEQAPIVGGAAARDRGMATAADDSTPAARASALSAPRAAVPEPADAAAAAPDDDQQRPRRRPLRAAIVLVVLVGILGGGVWAGWAYTQRQYYVGATGDGQLAIFQGMPGEVAGVSLSTVHQTSDLALDDLTSVAQDRVKRGIHAGSEAEAQRHLLELTRDDPGNPNLKPICPPSPSPTPPPSPTPSPEADVTGSPGATPEGLVSGSPTGPANSPSPGGTPSPSGAPESSPDAPPVEPVPPVTNPAGCRTVG; this is encoded by the coding sequence ATGACTCTGACCCTGCGCTATGCCGCCCACAGTGACCGCGGACTGATCCGTGACGGAAACCAGGACTCCGTCTACGCCGGGCCGCGGCTGCTCGCCGTGGCCGACGGCATGGGCGGGATGGCCGCCGGTGACGTCGCCAGCAACCTCGTCATCGGGGCACTGGCCCCCCTCGACGAGGACGTTCCCGGCGACGCCATGGTCGACGCCCTACGCGGCGCCGTCGGCCTGGCCAACCAGCACCTGCGGGACACCGTCGACGCCAACCCCCATCTGGAGGGGATGGGCACCACGCTGACCGCGACGCTCTTCTCCGGCAGCAAGATCGGCATGGTGCACATCGGCGACTCCCGGGCGTACCTGCTGCGCAACGGGGAGTTCGCGCAGATCACCAAGGACGACACCTACGTCCAGATGCTGGTCGACGAGGGCCGGATCAGCGCCGAGGAGGCCAGCAGCCACCCCCAGCGGTCACTGCTGACCCGGGCGCTGGACGGTCGGGACATCGACCCGGAGTACTCGGTACGCCAGGTCGTCGCGGGCGACCGCTACCTGATCTGCAGTGACGGGCTGTCCGGCGTGGTCAGCCCGGACACCATCGCCGAAACGCTGCGCGAGTACACCGATCCGGGCAAGTGCGTCGAGCGCCTGGTCCAGCTGGCGCTGCGCGGCGGCGGCCCGGACAACATCACCGTCGTCGTGGCCGACGCCACCGACCAGAGCATCCACGAGCAGGCACCGATCGTCGGCGGTGCCGCCGCTCGCGACCGCGGCATGGCGACCGCCGCCGACGACTCCACCCCGGCCGCCCGGGCCTCCGCACTGTCCGCGCCACGGGCCGCCGTGCCGGAGCCGGCCGACGCCGCCGCTGCCGCCCCGGACGACGACCAGCAACGCCCCCGCCGCCGGCCGCTGCGCGCGGCGATCGTGCTGGTCGTGCTGGTCGGCATCCTCGGCGGCGGGGTCTGGGCCGGCTGGGCCTACACCCAACGGCAGTACTACGTCGGCGCCACCGGCGACGGTCAGCTGGCGATCTTCCAGGGCATGCCGGGCGAGGTGGCCGGCGTCAGCCTCTCCACCGTGCACCAGACGAGCGACCTCGCCCTGGACGACCTGACCTCCGTCGCCCAGGACCGGGTCAAGCGCGGCATCCACGCCGGCAGCGAAGCCGAGGCGCAGCGGCACCTGCTGGAACTCACCCGGGACGACCCGGGCAACCCCAACCTGAAGCCGATCTGCCCGCCGTCGCCCTCCCCGACCCCGCCGCCGTCGCCCACGCCGTCACCGGAAGCCGACGTGACCGGATCGCCCGGTGCGACACCCGAGGGCCTCGTCTCCGGGTCACCGACCGGACCGGCGAACAGCCCGTCACCGGGCGGCACGCCGAGCCCGTCCGGTGCCCCGGAGAGCTCCCCGGACGCCCCACCGGTCGAGCCGGTCCCGCCGGTGACCAACCCGGCCGGTTGCCGGACGGTCGGCTGA
- a CDS encoding FtsW/RodA/SpoVE family cell cycle protein produces MPRIRPIRTRRNAELGLLALALAVVALYSAAAEAAVLGTIRPGFWVPTAVVGAVFVGLHLVIRFFAPHADPALLPAVALLNGIGVGFLRRYDLAQVAAAERIDYPIFAGTGGRQLAWTLAAVVLAAGLLVLVRDHQVVARYAYTLGLAGIVLVMIPAVLPARYSEVNGAKLWILIGGFSIQPGEFAKLALLSFFAYYLVRKREVLSLASRRVLGIDFPRGRDLGPVLVVWLLSVLVLVFQKDLGTSLLYFGMFVVTLYVATERVSWLIIGLLLFFGGAFLAYHLGNIVGGPFANFYQRANIWLDPFSDPYADGYQLVQGLLGLGTGGLFGAGPGGGQPLKVPEVHNDFIFAGLGEEIGLFGLSALLVVYLLVAERGLRAGLAVRDSFGKLLAGGLAFTLSLQVFVIVGGISGLIPLTGQTTPFLSAGGSSLMANWLLVAMLLRISDAGRRPVVGAEPRPPGTPAGPPAQLHGAPTEVIRR; encoded by the coding sequence ATGCCGCGGATCCGCCCCATCAGGACGCGGCGGAACGCCGAACTCGGCCTGCTGGCCCTCGCGCTCGCCGTGGTCGCGCTCTACTCGGCCGCAGCCGAAGCGGCCGTGCTCGGCACCATCCGGCCCGGCTTCTGGGTGCCGACCGCCGTGGTCGGCGCGGTCTTCGTCGGCCTGCACCTGGTCATCCGGTTCTTCGCCCCGCACGCCGACCCGGCCCTGCTGCCGGCGGTGGCCCTGCTCAACGGCATCGGCGTCGGATTCCTGCGCCGCTACGACCTGGCCCAGGTAGCCGCCGCGGAGCGGATCGACTACCCGATCTTCGCCGGCACCGGCGGGCGGCAGCTGGCCTGGACCCTGGCCGCCGTGGTGCTCGCCGCCGGGCTGCTCGTCCTGGTCCGCGACCACCAGGTCGTCGCCCGGTACGCGTACACCCTCGGGCTGGCCGGGATCGTGCTGGTGATGATCCCGGCGGTGCTGCCGGCGCGGTACTCCGAGGTCAACGGCGCCAAGCTGTGGATCCTGATCGGCGGCTTCTCCATCCAGCCCGGCGAGTTCGCCAAGCTGGCCCTGCTGTCCTTCTTCGCGTACTACCTTGTCCGCAAGCGTGAGGTGCTGTCGCTGGCCAGCCGGCGGGTGCTCGGGATCGACTTCCCCCGGGGGCGCGACCTCGGCCCGGTGCTGGTGGTCTGGCTGCTCAGCGTCCTGGTCCTGGTCTTCCAGAAGGACCTCGGGACGTCGCTGCTCTACTTCGGCATGTTCGTGGTGACGCTGTACGTCGCCACCGAACGGGTCAGCTGGCTGATCATCGGTCTGCTGCTGTTCTTCGGCGGAGCGTTCCTGGCGTACCACCTGGGCAACATCGTCGGCGGTCCGTTCGCCAACTTCTACCAGCGGGCCAACATCTGGCTCGACCCGTTCTCCGACCCGTACGCCGACGGCTACCAACTGGTCCAGGGGCTGCTCGGGCTCGGCACCGGCGGGCTGTTCGGCGCCGGACCCGGCGGCGGCCAGCCGCTGAAGGTGCCGGAGGTGCACAACGACTTCATCTTCGCCGGCCTCGGCGAGGAGATCGGCCTGTTCGGGCTCTCCGCACTACTGGTCGTCTACCTGCTGGTCGCCGAGCGCGGGCTGCGGGCCGGTCTGGCGGTACGCGACTCGTTCGGCAAGCTGCTCGCCGGCGGCCTGGCGTTCACCCTCTCCCTGCAGGTCTTCGTGATCGTCGGCGGGATCAGCGGGTTGATCCCGCTGACCGGTCAGACCACCCCGTTCCTGTCCGCCGGCGGCTCGTCGCTGATGGCGAACTGGCTGCTGGTGGCGATGCTGCTGCGGATTTCCGACGCCGGCCGCCGGCCGGTGGTGGGGGCCGAGCCCCGGCCGCCCGGTACCCCGGCCGGACCACCCGCCCAGCTGCACGGCGCGCCGACGGAGGTGATCCGCCGATGA
- a CDS encoding penicillin-binding transpeptidase domain-containing protein yields the protein MNAPLRRVGVVIMVLFGLLFVNLNWVQGYKAEEYRTSDYNGRVQVAEYDRQRGNIEAGARALATSTPTDGELQYLRTYPDNELYAHVIGYKPVNLAATGVEKAENEFLAGTSDQLFADRVRDLFTGEETGGGNVLLTINRRAQETAYRQLLDNRVGVDVGAAVALNPRTGAVQALVSLPSFDPNPLASHDTGAAQEAFNELDSDPNRPLNNRALGEVLPPGSTFKVVVAAAALENGTTVETPISAGPVYRHPDSGTDIRNAVDSICPQDEVTLITALTDSCNTGFAKLGVELGAETVKAKARDFGFEDEELVVGRTSGDDGLPVAASRTGDIANPDGSEDGAALAQSSIGQNNVRMTPLEGAMIAGAVANGGSQMRPYVIQQLLHADRTSSYYTADPRELRQSVSGSVAADLQEMMVSVVRNGTGRNARIDGYTVGGKTGTAQAGEGDDDHGWFIGFVTSEDGEPISAVCVLLEGAGSGGSAEAARISGQIMRALVAEREGR from the coding sequence ATGAACGCCCCACTGCGCCGAGTCGGCGTGGTCATCATGGTTCTGTTCGGCCTGCTCTTCGTCAACCTCAACTGGGTCCAGGGCTACAAGGCCGAGGAGTACCGCACCAGCGACTACAACGGCCGGGTGCAGGTCGCCGAGTACGACCGGCAACGCGGCAACATCGAAGCCGGCGCCCGTGCCCTGGCCACCAGCACGCCGACCGATGGCGAGCTGCAGTACCTGCGGACCTACCCGGACAACGAGCTCTACGCGCACGTGATCGGCTACAAGCCGGTCAACCTGGCCGCCACCGGCGTGGAGAAGGCCGAGAACGAGTTCCTCGCCGGCACCAGCGACCAACTCTTCGCCGACCGGGTCCGGGACCTGTTCACCGGCGAGGAGACCGGCGGCGGGAACGTGCTGCTCACCATCAACCGGCGGGCGCAGGAGACCGCGTACCGGCAGCTGCTGGACAACCGGGTGGGCGTCGACGTGGGCGCGGCGGTGGCGCTCAATCCGCGTACCGGCGCGGTGCAGGCCCTGGTGTCGCTGCCCAGCTTCGATCCGAACCCGCTGGCCAGCCACGACACCGGGGCGGCTCAGGAGGCCTTCAACGAGCTGGACAGTGACCCGAACCGTCCGCTGAACAACCGGGCCCTCGGCGAGGTGCTGCCGCCCGGTTCCACCTTCAAGGTCGTCGTCGCGGCGGCGGCCCTGGAGAACGGCACCACCGTCGAGACGCCGATCTCCGCCGGCCCGGTCTACCGGCACCCTGACTCCGGCACCGACATCCGCAACGCCGTCGACTCCATCTGCCCACAGGACGAGGTCACCCTGATCACCGCCCTGACCGACTCGTGCAACACCGGCTTTGCCAAGCTGGGCGTGGAGCTCGGCGCCGAGACGGTCAAGGCAAAGGCACGCGACTTCGGCTTCGAGGACGAGGAGCTGGTCGTCGGCCGGACCAGCGGTGACGACGGCCTGCCGGTCGCGGCCAGCCGGACCGGCGACATCGCCAACCCGGACGGCAGCGAGGACGGCGCGGCGCTGGCCCAGTCGTCGATCGGCCAGAACAACGTCCGGATGACCCCGCTGGAAGGCGCGATGATCGCGGGGGCGGTGGCCAACGGCGGCAGCCAGATGCGTCCGTACGTGATCCAGCAGCTGCTGCATGCCGACCGGACCAGCAGCTACTACACCGCGGACCCGCGGGAGCTGCGCCAGTCGGTGAGCGGGTCGGTCGCCGCCGACCTGCAGGAGATGATGGTCAGCGTCGTGCGCAACGGCACCGGCCGCAACGCCCGGATCGACGGGTACACCGTCGGCGGCAAGACCGGCACCGCGCAGGCCGGCGAGGGCGACGACGACCACGGATGGTTCATCGGCTTCGTCACGTCCGAGGACGGTGAACCGATTTCGGCGGTCTGCGTACTGCTGGAAGGTGCCGGCAGCGGCGGCAGCGCGGAAGCGGCCCGGATTTCCGGCCAGATCATGCGGGCCCTCGTCGCCGAACGTGAGGGGCGATGA